A single genomic interval of uncultured Sphaerochaeta sp. harbors:
- a CDS encoding DMT family transporter, whose amino-acid sequence MQSMKPSPLSRPLVASLLASLCAMLWGSAYPSIKLGYELFLVGPDDTAAKMAFAGLRFTFAGLLVLLFRYFQQGEKQQFRTLDGKAWIQILMLGLLQTTIHYAFFYIGVSYTTGAKSSILNSSSVFFSALLAHWVYANDHISMRKGLGILLGFISVVMVNFEPNLGITFSLKGEGFVVIAAFLTSASALYSKRVSRKIDPVLLTSMQLFLGGLILLALALSQGASFPTSSFGGYVLLLYMASLSAVAFSIWTTLLKHNKVSSITVFNFLIPVVGTFLSALLLGESIFRLQYLLALPLVVSGIVLVTYSSSKTPV is encoded by the coding sequence ATGCAATCAATGAAACCGTCCCCATTAAGCCGTCCCTTGGTGGCCTCTCTGCTTGCAAGTCTCTGTGCAATGCTTTGGGGTAGCGCCTATCCTTCAATCAAGTTGGGATATGAGCTGTTTCTGGTTGGTCCTGATGACACTGCTGCAAAAATGGCTTTTGCAGGGTTGCGATTTACCTTTGCAGGACTCCTGGTCCTTCTCTTCAGATACTTCCAGCAGGGGGAGAAACAACAATTTAGAACCTTGGACGGTAAGGCCTGGATCCAGATTCTTATGCTTGGCTTGTTACAGACAACTATCCATTATGCTTTCTTCTATATCGGGGTATCCTATACCACTGGTGCCAAGAGTTCGATCCTGAACTCCTCATCAGTCTTCTTCAGTGCATTGCTTGCGCACTGGGTATATGCAAATGACCATATCAGTATGCGAAAGGGATTGGGAATTCTCTTGGGATTTATCTCGGTGGTCATGGTCAACTTTGAGCCCAATCTAGGAATTACATTTTCTTTGAAAGGGGAGGGATTTGTGGTAATTGCTGCTTTCCTTACCAGTGCAAGTGCGCTGTACAGCAAACGAGTGAGCAGGAAAATTGATCCAGTGCTGCTTACCAGTATGCAGCTCTTCCTTGGTGGACTTATCTTGCTTGCGCTAGCGTTGTCACAGGGAGCATCCTTTCCCACCAGCAGTTTTGGTGGATATGTCCTGCTACTCTATATGGCCTCGCTAAGTGCAGTTGCCTTCTCTATCTGGACGACCCTGCTCAAGCACAACAAGGTCAGTTCCATCACAGTCTTCAACTTTCTTATACCCGTGGTAGGAACCTTCCTCTCTGCACTGCTTTTAGGGGAGTCCATTTTCCGTTTGCAGTATCTTTTGGCACTCCCCTTGGTGGTATCAGGTATTGTCCTGGTGACTTACTCCAGTTCAAAAACACCGGTATAG
- a CDS encoding HAD family hydrolase, which yields MTRQPINTILFDLDGTLLPLDQDQFIQDYFSRFVIKGQELGYSPELLLAALQRGITAMVLNDGSLSNKERFDQVFEEASGIAAAEFNERFAPFYEHEFGLLRRHASPSLLAREIVQEVKRKGYTVVLATNPLFPWQATEARLGWAYLVSSQFSLVTTYEDFHYAKPNLGYYRQILQTLGKEASSCLMVGNDVEEDMVARELGMEAYLVTDYLINNKNKDIASYRTGSLEDLATFFKEIPPCNQ from the coding sequence ATGACAAGACAACCTATCAATACAATACTCTTTGATCTTGATGGAACCTTGCTGCCACTTGATCAAGATCAATTCATCCAGGATTACTTCTCTCGTTTTGTAATAAAAGGACAAGAGCTCGGGTATTCCCCTGAGTTGCTCTTGGCTGCATTACAGCGAGGTATTACCGCCATGGTCTTGAATGATGGATCCCTGTCCAACAAGGAACGGTTCGACCAAGTGTTTGAAGAGGCAAGTGGCATTGCGGCTGCTGAATTCAATGAGCGGTTCGCCCCATTCTATGAGCATGAGTTTGGTCTTCTACGTAGACATGCATCTCCCTCCTTATTGGCAAGGGAAATCGTGCAGGAGGTCAAGAGAAAGGGATATACTGTGGTGCTTGCAACCAATCCTCTCTTCCCCTGGCAGGCAACAGAGGCTCGCCTTGGTTGGGCTTATCTTGTATCCTCGCAATTCTCACTCGTAACTACCTATGAAGACTTTCACTATGCAAAGCCAAATCTCGGCTACTATCGTCAGATACTGCAGACCCTTGGCAAGGAAGCTTCCTCTTGTCTCATGGTCGGTAACGATGTTGAAGAGGATATGGTTGCCCGAGAGTTGGGCATGGAGGCCTATCTGGTTACTGACTACTTGATAAACAACAAGAACAAGGATATTGCCAGTTATCGCACCGGGTCCCTTGAGGACCTGGCTACCTTTTTCAAGGAGATTCCCCCATGCAATCAATGA